The following coding sequences lie in one Phragmites australis chromosome 8, lpPhrAust1.1, whole genome shotgun sequence genomic window:
- the LOC133927804 gene encoding uncharacterized protein LOC133927804 — translation MVDGEILPTFREAAERRGLIEADNTLDECLTEAELFQMPPSLRRLFATILVFCEPSDMRGLWHKHLEPMSEDYCCNNSCTVAVEQMVLIDIRNMLQSMGKDIRSFPLPEIDESHDTTNGVPREIFEESTIELNGEDATLSDSLNTEQRAAYDEILSAVDSDEGGVFFVDGSGGTGKTFLCKALLATIRGQNKIAVATATSGVVASIMPGGRTAHSRFKISLSIDDGASFTKHSGIAKLLRTACLIIWDEASMTKRQAVEALDNSMRDIMSRPELPFGGKTVVFGGDFRQVLPVVRKGSMDQIIDASLRRSYLWDCMRQLKLVRNMRAQSDPWFAEYLLRIGGGTEEANGDGDVRLPDEICVSYTGEDTDLDKLIDNVFSMLDDNMSDPNYITSRAILSTRNDCVDNINMKMIGRFRGDEVVNIDPANGLCNGTRLVVRGFQRNAIDAEIVLGQHAGKRVFLPRIPLCPSDDEMFPFQFKRKQFPIRLSFAMTVNKAQGQTIPNVGIYLPESVFSHGQLYVALSRATARANIRVLAVPSNDKKKKCSKQSGTYTMNIVYREVLTAYTRSPPLHVYHT, via the exons ATGGTTGACGGCGAGATCCTACCGACCTTTCGTGAAGCTGCAGAGAGAAGGGGCCTGATCGAAGCAGACAACACACTGGACGAGTGCCTTACGGAAGCCGAGTTGTTCCAGATGCCACCATCACTCCGAAGGCTCTTTGCAACAATACTGGTATTCTGTGAGCCCAGCGACATGCGAGGACTCTGGCACAAGCACCTGGAGCCAATGTCGGAGGACTATTGCTGCAATAACTCATGCACAGTCGCTGTAGAACAGATGGTTTTGATAGATATCAGGAATATGCTACAATCAATGGGGAAGGACATAAGGTCATTCCCTCTTCCCGAGATCGATGAGTCACATGACACGACCAACGGTGTGCccagggagatcttcgaggagTCCACCATCGAGCTCAACGGTGAGGACGCAACTCTGTCAGACTCCCTCAACACCGAGCAGAGGGCCGCCTACGATGAGATTCTATCTGCTGTTGATAGCGACGAGGGCGGCGTGTTCTTTGTGGATGGATCTGGAGGCACCGGGAAGACTTTTCTGTGTAAGGCGTTGCTCGCAACAATACGTGGGCAGAATAAGATTGCTGTGGCAACAGCTACGTCCGGTGTTGTAGCTTCCATAATGCCTGGAGGAAGAACTGCGCACTCGCGCTTCAAGATATCGCTGAGTATTGACGATGGTGCTAGCTTCACAAAACATAGTGGGATTGCCAAGCTTCTGCGGACGGCTTGTCTCATTATTTGGGACGAGGCTTCCATGACAAAGAGACAGGCGGTGGAGGCTTTGGACAACAGCATGCGTGATATAATGAGCCGACCAGAACTGCCGTTCGGTGGGAAGACGGTTGTGTTCGGTGGAGATTTCAGGCAGGTCCTCCCTGTTGTCCGAAAGGGGTCAATGGATCAGATAATCGATGCGTCGCTGCGTAGGTCGTACCTTTGGGATTGCATGCGTCAGCTAAAGCTGGTACGCAACATGAGGGCACAGAGCGACCCGTGGTTTGCGGAATACCTACTGCGCATCGGTGGTGGCACCGAGGAGGCCAATGGTGATGGAGACGTGCGTCTTCCTGATGAGATATGCGTGTCGTATACAGGGGAGGACACTGACCTGGATAAACTTATAGATAACGTTTTTTCAATGCTGGATGATAATATGTCGGATCCAAACTACATCACCTCGAGAGCTATCTTGTCCACACGGAACGATTGTGTGGATAATATTAATATGAAGATGATCGGTCGCTTCCGAGGTGACGAGGTTGT gaacattgACCCCGCGAACGGACTTTGCAATGGGACGAGGTTGGTGGTCCGGGGGTTCCAGAGAAATGCCATCGATGCAGAGATTGTGCTGGGGCAACATGCTGGAAAGAGGGTTTTTCTGCCTCGGATCCCCCTATGTCCCTCTGATGATGAGATGTTCCCATTCCAGTTCAAGAGGAAGCAGTTTCCTATCAGGCTCAGCTTCGCCATGACAGTCAACAAGGCACAGGGGCAGACCATCCCCAATGTCGGCATTTACCTGCCCGAGTCGGTGTTCTCTCACGGTCAGTTATACGTCGCGCTATCTAGAGCCACCGCCAGAGCGAACATCAGGGTCCTCGCCGTCCCGTCtaatgacaaaaaaaagaagtgctcaaagcaaagtgGTACGTACACGATGAACATCGTTTACAGAGAGGTCCTTACGGCATATACGAG GTCTCCTCCCTTGCATGTTTATCACACATAA